The Desulfobacteraceae bacterium genome window below encodes:
- a CDS encoding thiamine pyrophosphate-dependent enzyme, which yields MWLPAVHLHFWKSELSASHLHPENAIIVNKAATTGSAQVAVHAPSAEPRTVLGLTGGAIGQGLSTALGTAFTYPDRRVIALQADGSGLYTVRVLW from the coding sequence ATGTGGTTGCCCGCCGTACATCTGCATTTTTGGAAGTCTGAATTATCCGCAAGTCACTTACACCCTGAGAATGCGATCATCGTGAACAAAGCGGCCACCACCGGCTCGGCCCAAGTTGCTGTTCACGCGCCCAGCGCGGAGCCACGGACAGTGCTTGGCCTCACGGGTGGCGCCATCGGTCAAGGCCTGTCCACGGCCCTGGGCACTGCGTTCACATACCCGGACCGGCGCGTCATCGCCTTGCAGGCCGACGGAAGCGGTCTTTACACCGTGCGGGTACTCTGGTAG
- a CDS encoding transposase: protein MTNFLSAPKACDYYAMRFTIETFFSDQKSRGFNIDKSHLSCPQRLTRLMYASCLAYLWIIFFWYLGTGERFVQTHPPG from the coding sequence GTGACCAATTTTTTATCCGCTCCGAAGGCCTGCGACTATTACGCGATGCGCTTTACAATTGAAACGTTTTTCAGCGATCAAAAAAGCCGCGGATTCAACATCGACAAGAGCCACCTTTCCTGCCCGCAGCGGCTCACCCGGCTGATGTACGCCAGTTGTCTGGCATATCTGTGGATCATTTTTTTTTGGTATCTTGGCACTGGAGAAAGGTTTGTACAAACACATCCACCGGGCTGA
- a CDS encoding TIR domain-containing protein, with amino-acid sequence MKMRYDAFISYSHAADGRLAPSLQSALHKLAKPWYKIRALTVFRDETDLSVSPGTWPSIEKALSEAKHFVLLASPGAARSKWVRREVAFWLKERSIETISIVLTDGNLIWDDETGRMDSELTTAIPPELVAAYREEPLYGDLRFARTEADLSLQNTEFKRRVVPIAAKLHGKTPAELVSDEVREHRRTLRIRNSAITALVVLSILAVSGAFVATRQAAEAERQRRSAVAAREVSERERLRAQSGELRALIQRIDVMIGRFDPDAEAPRIKQLRTERAKLESSLNEVARAHQQKLAATIGFRGDLGFLLRWEGHAGELRLKGVSVQIDPATDLATANPETIRDRYAFILTPDELEAVLSLVGLRGAAVKTAWKANPILQRIRLAPTDVARLVPEVAAPVWQKLVSRFPSLGADATPGNVQTALLSLAFNLGAGNRVWETLSEPILRSDWAAAADVVASIARQGPHTRYPGLERRRDEEAALLRAAQKTDAGLSPGGENNRSSLFRVLNSASIGTRPKKHTPVAKLAGTGQELCPCGCPPYICIFGSLNYPQVTYTLRMRSS; translated from the coding sequence ATGAAGATGCGGTATGACGCTTTTATCTCCTACTCGCATGCGGCCGACGGCAGGCTTGCCCCCAGCCTGCAGAGCGCGCTGCACAAACTGGCAAAACCCTGGTATAAAATTCGAGCGCTCACTGTTTTCCGGGACGAAACGGACCTATCGGTTAGCCCGGGCACATGGCCTTCGATTGAAAAGGCGCTCTCCGAAGCAAAGCATTTCGTCCTCCTGGCTTCGCCGGGTGCAGCACGCTCCAAGTGGGTACGGAGAGAGGTTGCATTCTGGCTGAAAGAGCGCAGCATCGAGACGATCAGCATCGTCCTGACGGACGGAAACCTGATATGGGATGATGAAACCGGCCGGATGGACTCCGAGCTTACCACCGCAATCCCGCCAGAGTTGGTCGCGGCCTACCGCGAAGAGCCCCTTTATGGCGACTTACGCTTCGCGCGCACAGAGGCTGATCTCTCCCTGCAGAACACCGAGTTCAAACGTCGTGTGGTCCCTATTGCGGCGAAGCTGCATGGCAAGACACCGGCAGAGTTGGTCAGCGACGAGGTGCGTGAACATCGGCGGACACTGCGAATTCGCAACTCGGCCATAACTGCCCTCGTCGTGTTGTCGATTCTCGCGGTCTCGGGGGCCTTCGTAGCGACCCGCCAGGCTGCCGAGGCAGAGCGCCAGCGTCGCTCGGCAGTTGCAGCGCGCGAGGTCAGCGAGCGTGAGCGCCTTCGTGCCCAGTCCGGGGAACTGCGTGCGTTAATCCAGCGGATTGACGTCATGATCGGCCGTTTCGACCCGGATGCCGAGGCGCCACGGATCAAACAGCTGCGCACGGAGCGCGCAAAACTAGAGTCGAGTTTGAATGAAGTGGCACGGGCGCATCAACAAAAGCTTGCCGCAACCATCGGGTTCCGCGGGGACCTCGGCTTTCTGCTCCGTTGGGAGGGGCATGCGGGGGAACTGAGGCTGAAAGGCGTTAGCGTGCAAATCGATCCGGCCACCGATCTTGCAACGGCCAACCCGGAGACGATCCGCGACCGCTACGCATTCATCTTGACCCCAGACGAGCTCGAAGCGGTCCTCTCGCTCGTGGGCTTACGAGGGGCAGCGGTCAAGACGGCGTGGAAGGCCAACCCGATTTTGCAGCGCATCCGGCTTGCTCCTACCGACGTGGCGCGGCTCGTTCCGGAGGTCGCCGCACCCGTATGGCAGAAACTTGTGAGCCGCTTTCCTTCCCTCGGGGCGGACGCCACGCCGGGGAACGTACAGACGGCACTGCTCTCCCTGGCATTCAACCTCGGCGCCGGCAATCGCGTCTGGGAGACCCTCTCGGAACCGATCTTGAGAAGCGATTGGGCAGCCGCTGCCGATGTCGTTGCGTCCATCGCCAGGCAAGGACCTCACACCCGTTACCCCGGCCTCGAAAGGCGGCGAGATGAAGAGGCGGCCCTTCTTCGGGCTGCCCAAAAAACGGACGCAGGGCTGTCACCGGGCGGAGAAAACAACCGTAGCAGCCTGTTCCGCGTGCTCAACAGTGCCTCCATCGGGACCAGACCCAAGAAGCACACCCCCGTGGCCAAACTTGCCGGCACCGGCCAAGAACTTTGCCCATGTGGTTGCCCGCCGTACATCTGCATTTTTGGAAGTCTGAATTATCCGCAAGTCACTTACACCCTGAGAATGCGATCATCGTGA